The following nucleotide sequence is from Dethiosulfovibrio salsuginis.
AGCTAGCAGAGACCTTAAAGATCTGGACAGATCATATCAATGACTGTCGGTCCAGCGGAATGACCGTAAGGGCCTGGTGCAAATCCAAGGGAATCCACGTTCATACCTATTATTACCGCCAAAACCAGGTCCGCAAAGCTGCCTGCAAAGAGGCGCAACAGCAGGAGCGTAAGACATCGGTATTTGCCGA
It contains:
- the tnpA gene encoding IS66 family insertion sequence element accessory protein TnpA; amino-acid sequence: MMTNQEAKLAETLKIWTDHINDCRSSGMTVRAWCKSKGIHVHTYYYRQNQVRKAACKEAQQQERKTSVFA